Proteins encoded by one window of Actinopolymorpha sp. NPDC004070:
- a CDS encoding sulfatase-like hydrolase/transferase — translation MSAPGPNILLVMTDQHRAGFTAGEGFGLDTMPFLDSVAASGTRFRNAYTTAPACVPARTSLLTGRFPSAHRVRQNSATKEVLRSEDLLDVLAASGYSLHFAGKTHMYRGEGDFDSFAGPYWHERGPDSTDEQRDFSAWLRSIDHGPTVEPTAFPLECQYPYRIVSDAIEALDRRDPDRPFFGWVSFPEPHNPYQAPEPYFSMFPEEDVPDRACGPEAARAKGGAWRWLADLLEEKRPGYDRLWRRYRATYCGMLRLIDDQIRRLLGHLQRQGVLDNTLVVFVADHGDYVGDYGLQRKGAGMPEVLMRIPFVLSGPGVVASDNAVDHVSLADLFPTLCEAVGADIPYGVQGRSLWPALTGGDYPAEEFASVYAERGYGGIPYDAGQRPPLHFPYEGRQYDELNSVTQSGTSRMVRQGRWKLVYDVTGRGELYDLAEDPMELTNRWRDPEVAEVRAALTEQLLWWSTRVVDDLPRAAYEPRRAPHNHLAPFTVSRRES, via the coding sequence GTGAGCGCGCCAGGGCCGAACATCCTGCTGGTGATGACCGACCAGCACCGGGCCGGCTTCACCGCCGGCGAGGGATTCGGGCTGGACACCATGCCGTTCCTGGACTCGGTGGCCGCGTCCGGGACACGCTTTCGCAACGCCTACACGACGGCGCCGGCGTGTGTGCCGGCGCGCACCAGCCTGCTGACCGGCCGCTTCCCCTCCGCCCACCGCGTACGCCAGAACAGCGCCACCAAAGAGGTACTTCGCAGTGAGGACCTGCTGGACGTGCTCGCGGCCTCGGGCTACTCGCTGCACTTCGCCGGCAAGACCCACATGTACCGCGGCGAGGGCGACTTCGACTCCTTCGCGGGACCGTACTGGCACGAGCGCGGTCCGGACTCCACCGACGAGCAGCGGGACTTCTCGGCCTGGTTGCGATCCATCGACCACGGTCCCACCGTCGAACCCACGGCGTTCCCGCTGGAGTGCCAGTATCCGTACCGCATCGTCTCCGACGCGATCGAGGCGCTGGACCGGCGCGATCCGGACCGGCCCTTCTTCGGTTGGGTTTCCTTCCCAGAGCCGCACAACCCCTACCAGGCGCCCGAGCCGTACTTCTCGATGTTCCCCGAAGAGGACGTGCCCGACCGTGCCTGCGGTCCCGAGGCGGCGCGCGCCAAGGGCGGTGCGTGGAGGTGGCTCGCCGACCTGCTGGAGGAGAAGCGGCCGGGTTACGACCGACTGTGGCGCCGCTACCGCGCCACCTACTGCGGCATGCTGCGCCTGATAGACGACCAGATCCGCCGGCTGCTCGGTCATCTCCAGCGCCAAGGCGTTCTTGACAACACCCTCGTCGTCTTCGTCGCCGATCACGGAGACTATGTCGGCGACTACGGTCTGCAGCGCAAGGGCGCCGGCATGCCGGAGGTGCTGATGCGGATCCCGTTCGTGCTGTCCGGGCCCGGCGTGGTCGCCTCGGACAACGCCGTCGATCACGTCTCCCTGGCCGACCTGTTCCCCACGCTGTGCGAAGCGGTCGGGGCGGACATCCCGTACGGCGTGCAGGGCCGCAGCCTGTGGCCGGCGCTGACCGGCGGCGACTACCCGGCCGAGGAGTTCGCAAGCGTCTACGCCGAACGCGGCTACGGCGGGATCCCCTATGACGCCGGCCAGCGGCCGCCGCTGCACTTTCCCTACGAGGGAAGGCAGTACGACGAGCTCAACAGCGTCACCCAGAGCGGCACCTCCCGCATGGTCCGGCAGGGCCGGTGGAAGCTCGTCTACGACGTGACCGGCCGCGGCGAGCTCTACGACCTGGCCGAGGACCCGATGGAGCTGACCAACCGGTGGCGCGATCCGGAGGTGGCCGAGGTCCGGGCGGCACTGACCGAGCAGCTGCTGTGGTGGTCGACCCGCGTGGTGGACGACCTGCCTCGCGCGGCGTACGAGCCACGACGCGCGCCACACAACCACCTGGCACCGT
- a CDS encoding sugar-binding domain-containing protein — MTDPTTDPPARSSADPSAHPRPQFRRETWTDLCGVWRFAFDDGDAGLGERWFEPASAEVFDRAIRVPYPPESKLSEVHDPGFHPVVWYERTFTADLPTDGNRVLLHFGAVDYSTTVWVNGLRVGGHEGGHTPFTFDITEALREGGEQTVVVRAEDQPTDASQPRGKQCRSLGPEGIFYDRTTGIWQPVWLETVSALHVADLAWATDLEAGTVQLELTLSRTPVSPVELDVRLDLAGDLLARQTVRVGEQTSRVVLTVPDLLGGRAGRLLWSPESPILVDATLALRGGDRHGQRDGRDQPGDEVSSYLGLRSVGFRDGLFLLNGRPYYLRMVLEQGFWPQSHLAAPDADALRREVELIKELGFTGARIHQKIEDPRFLYWCDRLGLLVWGEMANAFEFSTRAVDRLTREWTEVVRRDRSHPCVVCWVPLNESWGVPHIATSAQQRSFATALYHLTRAIDPTRPVISNDGWEHTDSDIWGVHDYTPRGASIDERYGSPESLDRTLYGPGPGRRKVLLTDPVREGQPVVLTEFGGLSYLPEGEDKWFGYSTVDSPEALRDRFGELVGAILDSPELAGFCYTQLTDTQQERNGLLTEDRTPKLPVEQVREIVSGPSRAIPAEEIDAYRLAARQAQRRRPGRSGKEAAR; from the coding sequence GTGACCGACCCGACGACCGATCCGCCCGCCCGCTCGTCCGCCGACCCGTCCGCGCATCCCCGCCCCCAGTTCCGTCGCGAGACGTGGACCGACCTCTGCGGCGTCTGGCGCTTCGCCTTCGACGACGGCGACGCCGGGCTGGGCGAGCGGTGGTTCGAGCCCGCGTCGGCGGAGGTGTTCGACCGTGCGATCCGCGTTCCGTACCCGCCGGAGTCGAAGCTGTCGGAGGTGCACGACCCGGGCTTCCACCCGGTGGTGTGGTACGAGCGGACGTTCACGGCGGACCTGCCCACAGACGGAAACCGCGTCCTGCTTCACTTCGGCGCCGTCGACTACTCCACCACGGTGTGGGTAAACGGCCTCCGGGTCGGGGGCCACGAGGGCGGGCACACGCCGTTCACGTTCGACATCACCGAGGCACTGCGGGAAGGCGGTGAGCAGACCGTCGTCGTCCGGGCCGAGGACCAGCCCACCGACGCGAGCCAGCCGCGCGGCAAGCAGTGCCGGTCGCTGGGGCCGGAGGGGATCTTCTACGACCGGACCACCGGGATCTGGCAGCCGGTCTGGCTGGAGACCGTCTCTGCCCTCCACGTCGCCGACCTGGCGTGGGCGACCGACCTCGAGGCAGGCACTGTCCAACTGGAGTTGACGCTCAGCAGGACACCGGTCTCACCGGTCGAGCTCGACGTCCGGCTGGACCTCGCCGGCGACCTCCTCGCTCGGCAGACGGTCCGAGTGGGCGAGCAGACGTCCCGAGTCGTCCTCACAGTTCCCGACCTGCTCGGCGGCCGGGCCGGCCGGCTGCTGTGGTCGCCGGAGTCGCCGATCCTCGTCGACGCCACGTTGGCACTGCGTGGCGGAGATCGACACGGCCAACGCGACGGACGCGACCAACCGGGCGACGAGGTGTCCAGCTACCTCGGTCTGCGCAGCGTCGGCTTCCGGGACGGGCTCTTCCTGCTCAACGGCCGGCCGTACTACCTGCGGATGGTGCTCGAACAGGGCTTCTGGCCGCAGTCTCACCTCGCCGCACCAGACGCGGACGCGTTGCGCCGCGAGGTCGAGCTGATCAAGGAGCTCGGCTTCACCGGCGCCCGCATCCACCAGAAGATCGAGGATCCCCGTTTCCTCTACTGGTGCGACCGCCTCGGCCTGCTGGTGTGGGGTGAGATGGCCAACGCCTTCGAGTTCTCCACCCGGGCGGTCGACCGGCTTACCCGGGAATGGACCGAGGTCGTACGCCGGGACCGCAGCCATCCCTGCGTCGTCTGCTGGGTGCCGCTGAACGAGAGCTGGGGCGTACCCCACATCGCCACCTCCGCACAGCAGCGCAGCTTCGCCACCGCGCTCTACCACCTGACCAGGGCGATCGACCCCACCCGTCCGGTGATCTCCAACGACGGCTGGGAACACACCGACAGCGACATCTGGGGTGTGCACGACTACACGCCTCGGGGCGCCAGCATCGACGAGAGGTACGGCAGCCCGGAGTCGCTCGACCGGACGTTGTACGGCCCGGGGCCCGGCCGCCGCAAGGTGCTGCTCACCGACCCCGTGCGCGAGGGCCAGCCGGTCGTGCTCACCGAGTTCGGCGGCCTGTCCTACCTGCCCGAGGGCGAGGACAAGTGGTTCGGCTACAGCACGGTCGACTCCCCCGAGGCCCTTCGGGACCGGTTCGGCGAGCTGGTCGGCGCCATTCTGGACTCCCCCGAGTTGGCCGGGTTCTGCTACACCCAGTTGACCGACACCCAGCAGGAGCGCAACGGCCTGCTCACTGAGGACCGCACGCCGAAGCTGCCGGTCGAGCAGGTCCGTGAGATCGTGAGCGGCCCCAGCCGCGCGATCCCGGCGGAGGAGATCGACGCCTACCGCCTGGCCGCCCGGCAGGCGCAGCGGCGCCGGCCGGGCCGATCCGGGAAGGAGGCGGCACGGTGA
- a CDS encoding sulfatase-like hydrolase/transferase produces the protein MPSGHLTSPNILFICTDQQRFDALGAYGNDEIETPHLDRLAEQGVLFENCYVQNPVCGPSRASLMTGRYVANHGLWANGVGLPDHERLFTRDLADAGYDCGLVGKLHLSACFAGRTERRLDDGFRVFRWAHDPYPGSSENAYHRWLRAAHPDLHAAALDPASPLTFDTMPTQAHYSRWIGLETQEFLRTGRERDKPFCFVANFFDPHHGFGAPPEYVDRYDPQALSRPVTTPEELASKPAIYTEASKESYAGHARGFMDYTEAELQQVKAAYYAMVTLVDDEVGRILDTLDEEGLADNTVVVFTSDHGELLGDHQLMLKGPMMYDCSVRVPLLMRWPGVLSAGERRAELVQWIDLAPTLLDVAGLPPLARGQGTSLLPLARGDSGAWTRDWALSQYRNSGHPYDPPVHTTMLRHDRWKLVVHHGEPAGTRARTGELYDLVADSREVTNLWDDPAHAADRLALQEKLIDVLVATEDRTQPRDAFW, from the coding sequence ATGCCGAGCGGTCACCTCACCTCACCCAACATCCTGTTCATCTGCACCGATCAGCAGCGCTTCGACGCGCTCGGTGCGTACGGCAACGACGAGATCGAGACGCCGCACCTGGACCGGCTGGCCGAGCAGGGCGTGCTGTTCGAGAACTGCTACGTGCAGAACCCCGTGTGCGGTCCGTCGCGGGCCAGCCTGATGACCGGACGTTACGTGGCCAATCACGGCCTGTGGGCCAACGGCGTCGGCCTGCCCGACCACGAGCGACTGTTCACCAGGGACCTGGCCGACGCGGGGTACGACTGCGGGCTGGTCGGCAAGCTGCACTTGTCAGCGTGTTTCGCCGGGCGCACAGAGCGGCGGCTCGACGACGGCTTCCGGGTGTTCCGGTGGGCGCACGACCCCTACCCCGGTTCGTCGGAGAACGCGTACCACCGGTGGCTGCGAGCCGCGCATCCCGACCTGCACGCCGCCGCGCTCGACCCGGCGTCGCCGCTGACGTTCGACACGATGCCGACCCAGGCGCACTACAGCCGGTGGATCGGCCTGGAGACACAGGAGTTCCTGCGCACCGGGCGCGAACGCGACAAGCCGTTCTGCTTCGTGGCGAACTTCTTCGATCCCCACCACGGTTTCGGTGCACCGCCGGAGTACGTCGACCGCTACGACCCGCAGGCACTGTCCCGGCCGGTGACCACGCCGGAGGAGCTTGCGAGCAAGCCGGCCATCTACACCGAGGCGTCGAAGGAGTCCTATGCCGGGCACGCCAGGGGCTTCATGGACTACACCGAGGCCGAACTCCAGCAGGTGAAGGCCGCCTACTACGCCATGGTCACCCTGGTCGACGACGAGGTCGGCCGGATCCTCGACACCCTGGACGAGGAGGGCCTGGCCGACAACACCGTCGTGGTCTTCACCAGTGACCACGGCGAGCTGCTCGGTGACCACCAGCTCATGCTCAAGGGCCCGATGATGTACGACTGCTCGGTCCGGGTTCCCTTGCTGATGCGCTGGCCCGGTGTGCTGTCGGCCGGTGAACGCCGGGCCGAACTCGTGCAGTGGATCGACCTCGCCCCCACGTTGCTGGATGTGGCCGGCCTGCCGCCGCTGGCCCGCGGACAGGGCACCAGCCTGCTCCCCCTGGCCCGGGGCGACTCCGGCGCGTGGACGCGGGACTGGGCGTTGTCGCAGTACCGCAACAGCGGCCATCCGTACGACCCGCCGGTGCACACCACGATGCTGCGGCACGACCGCTGGAAGCTCGTGGTCCACCACGGTGAACCGGCCGGCACGCGCGCACGAACCGGTGAGCTCTACGACCTCGTCGCCGATTCCCGCGAGGTCACCAACCTGTGGGACGACCCAGCGCACGCCGCGGACCGGCTTGCCCTGCAGGAGAAACTGATCGACGTCCTGGTCGCCACCGAGGACCGCACCCAGCCCCGGGACGCCTTCTGGTAG
- a CDS encoding Zn-dependent alcohol dehydrogenase yields the protein MPADHTEEMPVRAAVLDAPGAPLRVEELSLQPPKAGEVLVRVTAAGLCHTDLHYMAGDLACTTPIVPGHEGAGIVEQVGAGVTSVRPGDSVVLMWRPRCGRCAYCSSGRPALCDSARVQITTNGLLDGATRLRRGDQEVRHLLGVSCFAERCVVAEQSVIKIPDDIPPRIASLVGCAVITGVGSVLNVVTDAARSGILVVGAGGVGLSCVLGGKLAGAYPLIVADVVPKRLEQATRLGATHTIDSGRTDLEQAVREICPDGVDWALEAVGRAPTLEQAMACLRKGGTLVAIGLGPVGATFEVPINQLVQQEKRLVGSLYGSANTVTDVPKLLELYQSGRLPLDELLGPAYPLSQVNEACQALVDGAVGRIVVEPDR from the coding sequence GTGCCCGCTGACCACACGGAGGAGATGCCCGTACGCGCGGCGGTTCTGGACGCGCCCGGTGCGCCGCTGCGGGTGGAGGAGCTGTCGCTGCAGCCGCCGAAGGCCGGTGAGGTGCTCGTCCGGGTCACCGCCGCGGGCCTGTGCCACACCGACCTGCACTACATGGCGGGTGACCTCGCGTGCACGACTCCGATCGTGCCCGGGCACGAGGGCGCCGGCATCGTGGAGCAGGTCGGCGCCGGCGTCACGTCGGTGCGGCCCGGCGACTCCGTCGTACTGATGTGGCGCCCTCGCTGCGGCCGGTGTGCGTACTGCTCGTCCGGCCGTCCGGCCCTCTGCGACAGCGCACGCGTCCAGATCACCACCAACGGCCTGCTGGACGGTGCGACCCGGCTTCGCCGCGGCGACCAGGAGGTCAGGCACCTGCTCGGCGTCTCGTGTTTCGCCGAACGCTGCGTGGTGGCCGAACAGTCGGTGATCAAGATTCCGGACGACATCCCGCCGCGGATCGCCTCGCTCGTCGGGTGCGCCGTGATCACCGGCGTCGGGTCGGTGCTCAACGTCGTCACCGACGCCGCGCGCAGTGGCATCCTCGTCGTCGGCGCGGGCGGGGTCGGGCTGTCCTGCGTGCTCGGCGGCAAGCTGGCCGGTGCGTACCCGCTGATCGTCGCCGACGTGGTGCCGAAGCGACTGGAGCAGGCGACCAGGCTCGGCGCCACCCACACGATCGACTCCGGCCGGACCGACCTCGAGCAGGCCGTCCGGGAGATCTGTCCCGACGGCGTGGACTGGGCGCTGGAGGCGGTGGGCAGGGCGCCGACCCTCGAACAGGCGATGGCCTGCCTGCGCAAGGGCGGCACGCTCGTCGCGATCGGGCTCGGCCCGGTCGGCGCGACGTTCGAGGTGCCGATCAACCAGCTGGTGCAGCAGGAGAAGCGGCTGGTCGGCAGCCTGTACGGCAGTGCCAACACCGTGACTGACGTCCCGAAGCTGCTGGAGCTCTACCAGTCGGGCCGGCTTCCGCTGGACGAACTCCTCGGCCCGGCGTACCCGCTGAGCCAGGTGAACGAGGCGTGTCAGGCCCTGGTTGACGGGGCCGTCGGCCGGATCGTCGTCGAACCCGACCGCTAG
- a CDS encoding AEC family transporter, with protein sequence MSGVLAGFATIGMIIGVGFILAHLEVLDATAQRVLTRTAFFVASPALMVTVLGRSNVHQLLSANLIASLGSVFVVATIYVLLARLVWKRSPGDTVIGTFSAAYVNAGNLGLPIAAYALGDAALIAPMLLAQLLVLQPSGLTVLDAVTHVPQPGMSRGRRLLLRVTRPLRNPLAIGSLVGLTLAISGMKLPVVLSGPLGLLGGMAVPSMLLAYGISLRLGPRPGAGEPPVQVATILALKLLVQPLVAYLIGAYVVGISGHALLAVTVIAALPTAQNVFTFAMRYGRGIVLTRDVIFFSTVLSLPVIIVITWLLA encoded by the coding sequence GTGTCTGGCGTGCTGGCCGGGTTCGCCACCATCGGCATGATCATCGGGGTGGGCTTCATCCTCGCCCACCTGGAAGTGCTGGACGCGACCGCACAGCGGGTCCTGACCCGGACGGCGTTCTTCGTCGCCAGCCCGGCACTGATGGTGACCGTTCTCGGACGCAGCAACGTGCACCAGCTGCTGTCGGCCAACCTGATCGCCTCGCTCGGCAGCGTGTTCGTGGTCGCCACGATCTACGTGCTGCTGGCCCGGCTGGTGTGGAAGCGAAGCCCCGGCGACACCGTGATCGGAACCTTCTCTGCTGCCTACGTGAACGCCGGCAACCTGGGCTTGCCGATCGCCGCGTACGCACTGGGAGACGCGGCGCTGATCGCACCGATGCTGCTCGCCCAGTTGCTCGTACTCCAACCGAGCGGGCTCACCGTGCTCGACGCCGTCACGCACGTCCCGCAGCCCGGCATGTCCCGCGGCCGCCGGCTGTTGCTGCGGGTGACCAGGCCGTTGCGCAACCCGCTGGCGATCGGTTCGCTGGTCGGCCTGACGCTGGCGATCTCCGGGATGAAGCTGCCGGTGGTCCTCAGTGGTCCGCTCGGCCTGCTGGGCGGAATGGCCGTGCCGTCGATGCTGCTGGCGTACGGCATCTCACTGCGGCTCGGCCCCCGGCCCGGCGCCGGCGAACCACCGGTCCAGGTCGCCACCATCCTGGCGCTGAAGCTCCTCGTCCAGCCCTTGGTCGCCTACCTGATCGGGGCGTACGTCGTCGGGATCAGCGGGCACGCGCTCCTTGCCGTGACGGTGATCGCCGCCCTGCCGACGGCGCAGAACGTCTTCACGTTCGCGATGCGCTACGGACGTGGGATCGTTCTCACCCGGGACGTGATCTTCTTCTCCACCGTGCTGTCGCTGCCGGTGATCATCGTGATCACCTGGCTCCTGGCCTGA